Proteins found in one Zea mays cultivar B73 chromosome 1, Zm-B73-REFERENCE-NAM-5.0, whole genome shotgun sequence genomic segment:
- the LOC100274428 gene encoding acyl-CoA-binding domain-containing protein 5 isoform X1, translating into MPCFGAPPPLLRPHPPIPLFDLSFDLVSLPLLLCLFPFLSPLSPLRPSRARKRRGQKSRTGFLPPPEEMELFYELLLTAAVTLLAALLLATLFAANDSHRRTDRAAAAIAEEVAEEERIIEVDEVMRSEGMAAVAPSEADGWVEAEKAPAVVVAEVKEPESLPEEEGVPVKAVREVRLAAEVEEGEDGGGGVKRPDLTSATVVAAVGAEASQLVSGAEVVPKEVSGAAGLEERTVQDVVVNQYDLGAEVALVPVEVLEAGPDKQGVEVVGVAQVPPLETEAAEVKQHHLVAEAAPAEDVLDVGLVDKSVRAIEVRPNELDSETVLEEILDAVLEEEEQVEHELPAGAAPQPVLDVPLAGKGELKHHQPVEEAAEVHEDVQCKQEAECEAQTVDQQQELVPEEESVAGKNDDVNVIHECSFSDEVVTELPVGEVTSQGLPKDDPEADMEFEEWEGIERSEVEKRFGAAAAFAASGAGAAALSKLDSDVQLQLQGLLKVAIDGPCYDSAQPLTLRPSSRAKWRSGTV; encoded by the exons ATGCCTTGCTTTGGCGCCCCACCCCCTTTACTCCGCCCACACCCACCTATTCCGCTATTCGATCTCTCGTTCGACCTCGTCTCTCTTCCCCTTCTGCTTTGCCTTTTCCCCTTCCTCTCTCCCCTGTCCCCCCTCCGTCCCAGCCGAGCGAGAAAGCGAAGGGGCCAAAAAAGCCGCACCGGCTTCCTTCccccacccgaagagatggaactGTTCTACGAACTGCTCCTCACGGCGGCGGTCACCCTCCTCGCTGCCCTCCTGCTCGCCACGCTCTTCGCAGCCAATGATTCCCATCGCCGGACCGATCGCGCCGCAGCCGCGATCGCCGAggaggtggcggaggaggagaGGATCATCGAGGTCGACGAGGTGATGCGTAGCGAAGGGATGGCGGCGGTGGCGCCGTCGGAGGCGGATGGGTGGGTTGAGGCGGAGAAGGCGCCGGCGGTGGTCGTCGCGGAGGTGAAGGAGCCGGAGAGCTTGCCCGAGGAGGAGGGGGTTCCCGTGAAGGCTGTTCGGGAGGTGCGCCTTGCTGCGGAAGTGGAGGAGGGGGAGGACGGTGGTGGCGGCGTGAAGCGGCCTGATTTGACCTCCGCAACTGTTGTGGCGGCGGTGGGTGCTGAAGCGAGCCAGCTGGTGTCGGGCGCTGAGGTTGTGCCTAAGGAGGTTTCTGGTGCGGCAGGGTTGGAGGAACGAACCGTGCAGGATGTTGTGGTGAACCAGTATGATCTGGGTGCTGAGGTTGCTCTTGTTCCCGTTGAAGTTCTCGAAGCAGGACCGGACAAGCAGGGAGTAGAAGTTGTTGGAGTTGCGCAAGTGCCTCCCTTGGAAACAGAAGCTGCTGAAGTGAAACAGCACCATCTCGTTGCCGAAGCGGCTCCTGCTGAAGATGTTCTTGACGTGGGATTAGTGGACAAGAGTGTACGAGCTATCGAAGTGAGGCCCAACGAATTGGATTCCGAGACTGTTCTTGAAGAGATTCTTGATGCGGTAttggaggaggaggagcaagTAGAGCATGAATTGCCTGCTGGGGCTGCTCCACAACCAGTTCTCGATGTGCCATTGGCAGGGAAGGGAGAGCTTAAACATCATCAGCCCGTTGAAGAAGCTGCCGAGGTACACGAGGATGTGCAGTGCAAGCAGGAAGCTGAGTGTGAGGCCCAAACAGTTGATCAACAACAAGAACTGGTTCCTGAAGAGGAGTCGGTCGCAGGAAAAAATGATGATGTGAATGTTATCCATGAATGTAGCTTCAGTGATGAAGTGGTTACCGAATTGCCTGTGGGGGAAGTGACATCGCAAGGGCTGCCGAAGGATGACCCTGAGGCAGACATGGAGTTTGAGGAGTGGGAAGGGATCGAGAGGAGTGAAGTGGAGAAGAGGTTTGGTGCGGCTGCAGCATTTGCTGCTAGtggggctggggcggctgcccTGTCAAAGCTCGATAGTGATGTGCAGCTGCAGCTTCAAGGTCTCCTCAAGGTTGCCATTGACGGTCCCTGTTATGACTCAGCGCAGCCACTTACACTGAGACCCTCATCTCGTGCAAAATG GAGATCTGGTACAGTTTAA
- the LOC100274428 gene encoding Acyl-CoA-binding domain-containing protein 5 translates to MPCFGAPPPLLRPHPPIPLFDLSFDLVSLPLLLCLFPFLSPLSPLRPSRARKRRGQKSRTGFLPPPEEMELFYELLLTAAVTLLAALLLATLFAANDSHRRTDRAAAAIAEEVAEEERIIEVDEVMRSEGMAAVAPSEADGWVEAEKAPAVVVAEVKEPESLPEEEGVPVKAVREVRLAAEVEEGEDGGGGVKRPDLTSATVVAAVGAEASQLVSGAEVVPKEVSGAAGLEERTVQDVVVNQYDLGAEVALVPVEVLEAGPDKQGVEVVGVAQVPPLETEAAEVKQHHLVAEAAPAEDVLDVGLVDKSVRAIEVRPNELDSETVLEEILDAVLEEEEQVEHELPAGAAPQPVLDVPLAGKGELKHHQPVEEAAEVHEDVQCKQEAECEAQTVDQQQELVPEEESVAGKNDDVNVIHECSFSDEVVTELPVGEVTSQGLPKDDPEADMEFEEWEGIERSEVEKRFGAAAAFAASGAGAAALSKLDSDVQLQLQGLLKVAIDGPCYDSAQPLTLRPSSRAKWSAWQKLGNMNPEIAMEKYMNLLSETIPGWMMNETLDTENTGSLPAETILTTMASTSDQRSNQGNEDNSSIGEGHPITSPNPEKGQSSDIPTE, encoded by the exons ATGCCTTGCTTTGGCGCCCCACCCCCTTTACTCCGCCCACACCCACCTATTCCGCTATTCGATCTCTCGTTCGACCTCGTCTCTCTTCCCCTTCTGCTTTGCCTTTTCCCCTTCCTCTCTCCCCTGTCCCCCCTCCGTCCCAGCCGAGCGAGAAAGCGAAGGGGCCAAAAAAGCCGCACCGGCTTCCTTCccccacccgaagagatggaactGTTCTACGAACTGCTCCTCACGGCGGCGGTCACCCTCCTCGCTGCCCTCCTGCTCGCCACGCTCTTCGCAGCCAATGATTCCCATCGCCGGACCGATCGCGCCGCAGCCGCGATCGCCGAggaggtggcggaggaggagaGGATCATCGAGGTCGACGAGGTGATGCGTAGCGAAGGGATGGCGGCGGTGGCGCCGTCGGAGGCGGATGGGTGGGTTGAGGCGGAGAAGGCGCCGGCGGTGGTCGTCGCGGAGGTGAAGGAGCCGGAGAGCTTGCCCGAGGAGGAGGGGGTTCCCGTGAAGGCTGTTCGGGAGGTGCGCCTTGCTGCGGAAGTGGAGGAGGGGGAGGACGGTGGTGGCGGCGTGAAGCGGCCTGATTTGACCTCCGCAACTGTTGTGGCGGCGGTGGGTGCTGAAGCGAGCCAGCTGGTGTCGGGCGCTGAGGTTGTGCCTAAGGAGGTTTCTGGTGCGGCAGGGTTGGAGGAACGAACCGTGCAGGATGTTGTGGTGAACCAGTATGATCTGGGTGCTGAGGTTGCTCTTGTTCCCGTTGAAGTTCTCGAAGCAGGACCGGACAAGCAGGGAGTAGAAGTTGTTGGAGTTGCGCAAGTGCCTCCCTTGGAAACAGAAGCTGCTGAAGTGAAACAGCACCATCTCGTTGCCGAAGCGGCTCCTGCTGAAGATGTTCTTGACGTGGGATTAGTGGACAAGAGTGTACGAGCTATCGAAGTGAGGCCCAACGAATTGGATTCCGAGACTGTTCTTGAAGAGATTCTTGATGCGGTAttggaggaggaggagcaagTAGAGCATGAATTGCCTGCTGGGGCTGCTCCACAACCAGTTCTCGATGTGCCATTGGCAGGGAAGGGAGAGCTTAAACATCATCAGCCCGTTGAAGAAGCTGCCGAGGTACACGAGGATGTGCAGTGCAAGCAGGAAGCTGAGTGTGAGGCCCAAACAGTTGATCAACAACAAGAACTGGTTCCTGAAGAGGAGTCGGTCGCAGGAAAAAATGATGATGTGAATGTTATCCATGAATGTAGCTTCAGTGATGAAGTGGTTACCGAATTGCCTGTGGGGGAAGTGACATCGCAAGGGCTGCCGAAGGATGACCCTGAGGCAGACATGGAGTTTGAGGAGTGGGAAGGGATCGAGAGGAGTGAAGTGGAGAAGAGGTTTGGTGCGGCTGCAGCATTTGCTGCTAGtggggctggggcggctgcccTGTCAAAGCTCGATAGTGATGTGCAGCTGCAGCTTCAAGGTCTCCTCAAGGTTGCCATTGACGGTCCCTGTTATGACTCAGCGCAGCCACTTACACTGAGACCCTCATCTCGTGCAAAATG GTCTGCTTGGCAGAAGTTAGGGAATATGAACCCTGAGATTGCTATGGAGAAATACATGAATCTTTTATCAGAAACAATTCCAGGGTGGATGATGAATGAAACCTTG GACACAGAGAACACTGGCAGTTTACCTGCGGAGACTATCTTAACAACGATGGCTTCTACAAGTGATCAACGGAGCAATCAAGG